From Gouania willdenowi chromosome 18, fGouWil2.1, whole genome shotgun sequence, one genomic window encodes:
- the LOC114480723 gene encoding RNA-binding protein 4.1-like, with the protein MVKIFIGNLSQETTSDELRSLFSQYGKIAECSIVKNFGFVHMDSKTEAEEAIRNLHHYELNGQPMNVELSRGKSRGSTKLHVGNIACTNQELRAKFEEYGAVLECDIVKNYAFVHMERMEDAMEAIRQLDNTTFKGELMGGA; encoded by the coding sequence ATGGTGAAAATTTTCATTGGGAACTTGTCCCAAGAAACTACATCAGATGAGCTGAGATCTCTATTTTCCCAGTATGGCAAGATCGCGGAGTGCTCCATCGTCAAGAATTTTGGCTTTGTGCACATGGATAGCAAGACAGAGGCAGAGGAAGCAATCCGTAATTTGCACCATTATGAGTTAAACGGCCAGCCCATGAATGTAGAGCTGAGCCGAGGCAAGTCCAGAGGATCCACCAAACTACACGTGGGGAACATAGCATGCACCAACCAGGAGCTGAGGGCCAAGTTTGAAGAGTATGGTGCAGTGCTGGAGTGTGACATAGTGAAAAACTATGCCTTTGTTCACATGGAGCGGATGGAGGACGCCATGGAGGCCATAAGGCAGTTAGACAACACAACTTTTAAAGGTGAACTCATGGGTGGGGCTTGA
- the LOC114480722 gene encoding RNA-binding protein 4.1-like, translating into MNVKLSTSRLRTAPGMGDRSGCYRCGQEGHWSKECPLDQNGYHRNGSEPQSDGYDASRFGGHGPSRGYPDYVGEPDYSGGYAPVHGYSRGAAAHTGGMAGYRRGAGFDGAVRYGPPPSYGISAVGNPSMPQMYGSETAYRGNNSVYGAVPAYPVRRSPYEERDPYGVVDYYEKYRANAYGGSYFEDRRGVPAPATSSSTAVMRNHMPPSNLDPYECSPMPPPPAPVNSYYARDRSPIRRVGAEAEGYSYDRSRISSVTGIPRSSVYEHPRDPGAERARYTY; encoded by the coding sequence ATGAACGTGAAGCTTTCAACTAGCCGCCTGCGTACTGCGCCGGGAATGGGAGACCGATCGGGTTGTTATCGTTGCGGGCAGGAAGGCCACTGGTCCAAAGAATGCCCTCTAGACCAAAATGGCTACCACAGAAATGGCTCAGAGCCTCAGTCTGATGGATATGATGCCTCGAGATTTGGTGGGCATGGTCCAAGCAGGGGTTACCCGGACTACGTTGGTGAACCAGATTACAGTGGCGGCTATGCTCCTGTACATGGGTATTCCCGGGGTGCTGCGGCTCACACTGGCGGCATGGCAGGTTACAGAAGAGGTGCGGGCTTTGATGGTGCAGTGAGGTATGGGCCACCCCCAAGTTATGGCATAAGCGCTGTTGGCAACCCGAGTATGCCACAGATGTATGGCAGTGAGACGGCATACCGAGGCAACAACTCCGTCTATGGCGCGGTGCCAGCCTACCCGGTGCGACGGTCGCCGTATGAGGAAAGGGATCCCTATGGGGTAGTGGACTACTATGAGAAGTACAGGGCCAATGCTTACGGAGGCAGTTATTTTGAGGACCGCCGCGGTGTTCCTGCTCCTGCAACATCTTCCTCCACAGCGGTAATGAGGAATCATATGCCACCCTCTAATCTCGACCCATACGAGTGTTCTCCCATGCCTCCTCCACCAGCCCCAGTCAACTCATACTACGCACGTGACCGGAGTCCGATTCGGAGAGTCGGTGCCGAGGCAGAAGGCTACTCATACGACCGATCGCGCATTTCTTCGGTGACCGGGATCCCAAGAAGTTCTGTCTACGAGCATCCGCGGGATCCCGGTGCTGAGCGTGCACGGTATACATACTAA